The Sphingobium sp. JS3065 genomic sequence CGCGACCCAATAAGTCGGCACGTCCCGCCCCGGAAACGAGGCGGAATGGCGGCTTTGCGGACCGGGATCGCGTGGATGGCGGGCGCGATCCGACGCTGCCCTTGGACCGGCGCCGCTCCTTTGCTATATTGCGATTCATGGATCGTCGCAGTTTTACGAAGCTCGCTTTGAGCGGGCTGGCCTTTTCATTCCTTGCCGACAGCGCCGGACGGGCGGCGTCCCTCGGTGAAACGCTGCCGCGTCCGGTTCCCGCCGGGCCGCTCGCTGTCCGACCCTATGCGAAATTGCTGGAGCGCGCCAAGGCGGCGCTCGATCAGCATGGCCATATGTTCACGTTGCGCGACCGGGTGGGCTTGGCCGACTTCAATGCACCCTCGCGGGAATTGCGTTTCCATGTGGTCGACCTGATCGGCGGACAGGCCAGTTCCTATCTGGTCGCCCATGGCCGCGGCTCCGACCCCGGACATTCGGGTTGGCTCCAGACCTTTTCCAACGAACCCAATTCGCTGGCGAGTAGTTCGGGCGCGTTCAAGACGGGCGAAATCTACGAAGGCCAACATGGCCGGGCGATGCGCCTGATGGGGCTGGACCCGCAAAACAACAATGCGGAAATGCGCGCCATCGTCGTGCATGGCGCCGATTATGTCAGCGAAGATCATATCGCGACCTGGGGCAAGATCGGCCGCAGCGAAGGGTGCTTCGCGCTGGCCCGTCATATGTTGCCGCAATTCATCGGGCTGATGGGGCCGGGCCGGCTGCTCTTTGCCGACAAGATCGTCGGCGGGGTGCCGTAAGCCAGGGGCGTGTGGGACCACAGTCCCCCCGCTCAACTCAGCCGCGAGTCCATTCACAAAAGGCTCGCGCCATCGCGAATTCATCCCTGCGCCGCGCCGAACGAGCGGCGGCCTCGGCATCCTCGCCCCATTGTTCGGTTTCCCACGCCTCGTCGATTTCGGCGGCGGCCCAGATCGCATCGCCATCATGACCGCCTTCCACGACCGC encodes the following:
- a CDS encoding murein L,D-transpeptidase catalytic domain family protein, encoding MDRRSFTKLALSGLAFSFLADSAGRAASLGETLPRPVPAGPLAVRPYAKLLERAKAALDQHGHMFTLRDRVGLADFNAPSRELRFHVVDLIGGQASSYLVAHGRGSDPGHSGWLQTFSNEPNSLASSSGAFKTGEIYEGQHGRAMRLMGLDPQNNNAEMRAIVVHGADYVSEDHIATWGKIGRSEGCFALARHMLPQFIGLMGPGRLLFADKIVGGVP